Proteins from one Streptosporangium becharense genomic window:
- a CDS encoding DinB family protein: MTDVDEHGRPEPPIAGDETATLLGFLDYQRATLAWKCRGLDSAGLTAKVGASSMTLGGLLKHLAYVEDDWFSYRLHGRDRSAPWNTVDWRADKDWEWNSAADDSPEELFALWEKAVDHSREAVAEALDDDGLSRPARRPWAGGETPSLRWIVVHMIEEYARHNGHADLLRESVDGQTGE, encoded by the coding sequence ATGACTGATGTGGACGAGCACGGTCGCCCCGAGCCGCCTATCGCGGGTGACGAGACGGCGACCCTCCTGGGATTCCTCGACTACCAGCGCGCGACGCTGGCGTGGAAGTGCCGGGGCCTCGACAGCGCGGGGCTGACGGCGAAGGTCGGCGCCTCGTCGATGACGCTGGGCGGGCTGCTCAAGCATCTGGCGTACGTGGAGGACGACTGGTTCTCCTACCGGTTGCACGGGCGAGACCGATCCGCGCCGTGGAACACCGTGGATTGGCGCGCCGACAAGGACTGGGAGTGGAACTCCGCCGCCGACGACTCCCCGGAGGAGTTGTTCGCGCTGTGGGAGAAGGCCGTGGACCACTCCCGCGAGGCGGTCGCCGAGGCGCTGGACGACGACGGCCTGAGCCGTCCGGCCCGACGGCCCTGGGCCGGCGGTGAGACGCCGTCCCTGCGGTGGATCGTGGTCCACATGATCGAGGAGTACGCGCGTCACAACGGTCACGCCGACCTCCTCCGGGAGTCGGTGGACGGGCAGACCGGGGAGTGA